The following are encoded in a window of Chionomys nivalis chromosome X, mChiNiv1.1, whole genome shotgun sequence genomic DNA:
- the LOC130868515 gene encoding melanoma antigen preferentially expressed in tumors-like, with the protein MDNKKPNKLLDLAIHQLLSNETAAIHALEKIPRELFVPLFCASFKGVHKNIVKAMVKVWPFTCLHIGTFTVREHHRELLTAMLECLPFLPGQNLGSRSPKLRILDLREYSGCKIVCPDIHTKSTACLFSCAHSEHSILKIKSQQSIASSEHEVQPSNLSMELIVNISLVSGITLWQHEFLALLLNKVEDSSGSLHLCCRDLEIDKLGDRRNILNYLDLKCLINLSVFQGSLIEVNNLLARVGQLRRFCLSRITCRSLNGKVFRNFVSHLRCMDHLNELSLHSFILTDHLETALRVLPTSLDFLHLTFCELSYNDFKFLAECPQANRLKLLNISSNPMYWEDCEPFYNLLHRISGTLQHLAVTQCVLTDSIVADVIPALSHCSQLQELNFSANPVSMPMLMRLLEHLTPLMELKYVIYPIPVHCYGRWPIQDSLDQQKTANVQARLKQMLREAGRIDMIWFTYPR; encoded by the exons ATGGACaacaagaaaccaaacaaactcCTGGATCTTGCTATACATCAACTCCTGAGTAATGAAACTGCAGCCATTCATGCTCTCGAGAAGATCCCAAGGGAGCTTTTTGTTCCACTATTCTGTGCCTCCTTCAAGGGTGTGCATAAGAATATAGTGAAGGCAATGGTGAAGGTTTGGCCCTTTACTTGTCTCCATATCGGCACATTTACTGTGCGAGAACACCATCGTGAACTCCTGACAGCCATGCTGGAATGTCTTCCATTCCTGCCTGGTCAGAACTTGGGATCTAG GAGCCCTAAACTGAGGATCTTAGATTTAAGGGAGTATTCTGGCTGCAAGATCGTCTGCCCAGACATCCATACTAAGTCAACAGCATGCTTGTTCTCCTGTGCTCACTCAGAGCACTCAATCTTAAAGATCAAGTCCCAGCAGAGTATTGCAAGTTCAGAACATGAGGTTCAACCTTCTAATCTTTCAATGGAATTAATAGTGAACATTTCCCTTGTTAGTGGTATCACCCTATGGCAACATGAATTTTTGGCTCTGCTTCTGAACAAAGTGGAAGACAGTTCAGGGTCTTTGCATCTATGCTGCCGAGATTTGGAGATCGATAAATTGGGTGATAGGAGAAACATCCTTAACTATTTAGATCTCAAATGTCTAATCAACCTGTCAGTATTTCAGGGTTCTCTTATTGAAGTCAACAACCTTCTGGCTCGAGTGGGACAGCTGAGACGattttgtctgtctagaatcACTTGTAGATCTTTGAATGGGAAAGTCTTCCGGAATTTTGTCTCACACCTTAGGTGTATGGACCATCTCAATGAACTCAGTTTGCATTCTTTCATCCTCACCGATCATCTGGAAACTGCTCTGCG AGTCCTCCCAACCAGTTTGGATTTCTTACATCTAACGTTCTGTGAACTTTCTTACAATGATTTCAAGTTTCTAGCTGAGTGCCCTCAAGCCAACCGTTTAAAGCTGCTGAATATCAGCAGTAATCCGATGTACTGGGAAGATTGTGAGCCCTTTTATAACCTCTTGCATAGAATCTCTGGCACCTTGCAGCATCTGGCAGTTACTCAGTGCGTTTTAACAGATTCTATTGTTGCTGATGTCATCCCAGCATTAAGTCACTGTTCCCAACTCCAAGAGCTCAACTTCTCTGCAAATCCTGTTAGTATGCCCATGCTCATGAGACTCCTTGAGCACTTAACACCATTGATGGAGCTTAAATACGTGATATATCCTATCCCGGTGCATTGCTATGGGAGATGGCCCATCCAGGACAGTTTAGATCAGCAGAAAACGGCTAATGTGCAGGCACGATTGAAACAAATGCTACGAGAAGCAGGGAGGATCGACATGATTTGGTTTACTTACCCTAGATAA